In a single window of the Ignavibacteria bacterium genome:
- a CDS encoding T9SS type A sorting domain-containing protein, producing MIKKNVLALITLLTLSFIQTLTYSQSNPTAQELPYYSNFSSLSHNSTTYPAGWQGWKISSLSDGNFNTSAPSSSSSLTSRGYASSTTKGIYNYSSKLGFLNASDGEYSLVLSVKTTGNSNVVVEYAVMTLRNPYNGSTNTRINGVELQYRIGTSGKFKSINSRVYINNTTNQTGTTTTEQNRKVFSVFLPAECSNQPVVQIRWVSREISGIGSFPSFAIDDVEVSEKGKSSYYYYKGTGNFASITSWTSNPDGTGKNPSDFTTDYQYFMITKPSSINFSELWAVTGTNSKVVIGTESSNVSLKTINSAQLNAIVDIFPGSKLNLSQSTSNFPDFGTLYPSSYLEYNFTSSMSNLPAEVTYENLLLNSAGGHTYLFDISSPDILIKNNFEIINTKLNVNGSEKFRFQLGGNLTFSSAASLTSGFSNLAELVFNGNNQQVIRMNGIDLQINSMKVTNPAGISLSETGGSSDILLSNGSGNVLTMDGGNISLGTNTITLGSNSTEPGSLSYSSGFFTGSGSFSRWFGKSSLPTTFTYAFPMGSGTKDRGISIAFSNNSITSGGKLTVSHNDIPGSTSITPFTDGTLTINKKSNMYWSVTQSNNWNLGSRTVSMKIEADGLEGVIDLSGLTIVKNNAKAGGTFISATGSTDKPEVNRTGLSITDLGGTGGTGNTFSIGASNGNPLPVTMESFTASAFKRDAVLSWVTSIEINNKGFEVERSKKEESTGSYSQWEKIGFVNGSGNTNTQTSYTFTDRKLIDGVYKYRIKQIDLNGNYEYFMPQNSAELVIGKPVNFEISQNYPNPSNPVSKIDFQVPYDTRVSLKVYDLTGKEVSVLADGNLTAGYHTVEFNGSNLASGIYIYKLTADNFTAVKKLVLVK from the coding sequence ATGATCAAAAAAAACGTATTAGCATTAATCACACTTCTTACACTTTCATTCATCCAAACATTAACTTATTCACAATCTAATCCAACAGCGCAGGAATTGCCTTATTACAGCAATTTTTCATCGCTAAGCCATAATTCCACAACATATCCGGCAGGATGGCAGGGCTGGAAAATTTCAAGCCTTTCAGACGGTAATTTTAACACTTCCGCTCCTTCCTCGAGCTCATCATTAACTTCCAGGGGATATGCATCAAGCACTACAAAAGGGATCTACAATTACAGCAGCAAGTTGGGATTCTTAAATGCTTCTGACGGCGAATATTCACTTGTACTTTCAGTTAAAACCACAGGCAATTCAAACGTTGTAGTTGAATATGCTGTTATGACACTCAGGAATCCATATAACGGTTCAACAAACACAAGAATAAACGGTGTTGAACTTCAGTACAGAATAGGCACAAGCGGAAAGTTCAAATCCATTAACTCCAGGGTTTATATAAATAATACAACCAATCAAACCGGTACAACAACTACCGAACAGAACAGAAAAGTTTTTTCAGTGTTCTTACCTGCAGAATGCAGTAACCAGCCTGTTGTACAGATCAGGTGGGTCTCAAGGGAGATCAGCGGAATTGGAAGCTTCCCATCATTCGCAATTGACGATGTGGAAGTTTCAGAAAAAGGCAAATCATCATACTATTATTACAAAGGCACCGGAAATTTTGCATCTATAACAAGCTGGACATCAAATCCGGATGGTACGGGTAAAAATCCTTCAGATTTCACAACAGATTACCAGTATTTTATGATAACAAAGCCTTCATCAATCAATTTCAGTGAGTTATGGGCTGTCACAGGAACAAACTCAAAGGTTGTGATCGGCACTGAATCTTCAAACGTAAGCCTTAAAACTATAAACAGCGCCCAGCTTAACGCAATTGTGGATATTTTTCCGGGCTCTAAGCTTAACTTAAGCCAGTCAACATCCAATTTCCCTGATTTCGGAACGCTCTACCCTTCTTCTTATTTAGAATATAATTTTACATCCTCTATGAGCAACCTGCCTGCAGAGGTAACATATGAGAACCTTCTGCTTAATTCAGCAGGAGGACATACATATCTTTTCGATATCAGCTCACCGGATATACTTATAAAAAATAACTTTGAGATCATAAATACCAAGTTAAACGTAAACGGTTCTGAAAAATTCAGGTTCCAGTTAGGCGGAAATTTAACATTCAGCTCCGCTGCATCACTTACAAGCGGTTTTTCAAATCTGGCTGAATTAGTATTCAACGGCAATAACCAGCAGGTAATCAGAATGAACGGCATTGACCTGCAGATCAACAGCATGAAGGTTACAAATCCTGCAGGAATTTCGCTATCTGAAACCGGAGGAAGCTCAGATATTCTGCTTTCAAACGGTTCAGGGAATGTATTAACAATGGATGGCGGAAATATTTCTCTTGGAACAAACACTATTACGCTTGGTTCCAACTCAACAGAACCGGGGAGTTTATCATATTCATCCGGATTCTTCACCGGCAGCGGTTCATTCAGCAGGTGGTTCGGTAAAAGCAGCCTTCCAACGACCTTCACTTACGCTTTTCCAATGGGTTCAGGCACTAAGGACCGCGGGATTTCAATAGCTTTTTCAAACAACTCAATAACTTCAGGGGGAAAGTTAACCGTATCACATAATGATATTCCCGGTTCAACATCAATTACACCGTTTACTGACGGCACACTTACGATAAATAAAAAAAGCAACATGTACTGGAGCGTTACACAATCAAATAACTGGAATTTAGGATCAAGGACAGTATCTATGAAAATAGAAGCCGATGGCCTTGAGGGTGTAATTGATCTCAGCGGACTAACTATAGTAAAAAATAATGCTAAGGCAGGCGGTACATTTATCAGCGCAACAGGCTCAACTGATAAGCCTGAAGTTAACAGAACAGGCTTAAGCATAACAGACCTGGGAGGAACAGGCGGAACAGGCAATACATTTTCAATCGGTGCATCAAACGGCAACCCGTTACCTGTTACAATGGAATCTTTTACAGCTTCTGCTTTTAAAAGAGATGCCGTTTTAAGCTGGGTAACTTCGATAGAAATTAACAATAAAGGTTTTGAAGTAGAGCGCAGCAAAAAAGAGGAAAGCACCGGTTCATATTCACAATGGGAAAAAATTGGATTTGTAAATGGCAGCGGAAACACTAATACTCAGACTTCATATACATTCACTGACAGGAAACTAATTGACGGCGTTTACAAATACAGGATCAAACAAATTGACCTGAACGGGAACTATGAATATTTTATGCCTCAAAACAGCGCTGAGCTGGTAATTGGCAAACCGGTAAATTTTGAGATTTCGCAGAATTACCCGAATCCATCAAACCCTGTTTCAAAAATTGATTTCCAGGTCCCCTATGATACCCGCGTTTCACTGAAGGTGTATGACCTCACGGGTAAGGAAGTTTCAGTTTTAGCAGACGGAAATTTAACAGCAGGCTATCATACAGTAGAATTCAACGGCTCAAATCTGGCCTCAGGAATTTATATATACAAATTGACTGCGGATAATTTTACTGCAGTAAAAAAATTAGTATTAGTGAAGTAA
- a CDS encoding T9SS type A sorting domain-containing protein — MKNLFIIFQLLLVTACAQAQWFTQSSGTSQPFTNIFFVDANTGTAIGLSGTIRRTTNGGVNWITQTVPADNLYGIYFLNSSTGYISGDAVFYKTTNGGNTWVDPGGPVRLHRGIFFTDANTGYTCSGVGALDKTTNGGAAWTVLSSGTTQNLNNIKFADASTGYVSGYNGTMLKTTDGGSSWLLLSTGITDHLFALAVINADVVYAGGESGKLIKTTNGGTTWSNLTSGITGRITNFSFLNANTGTGSANGNFIIRTTNGGSTWVSQVSPLSGQDWNGVSFANINTGFIAGSAGNIIKTSNGGFEIPTMPVLTAPVNGAVNVSVTALLDWDSITTAKTYQVQIDEDSSYSSPILDSALIDNSNMSVPPNRLLNNTRYYWRVRGESAGGIGPWSYSFNFRTIVAIPNAPGLLLPVDGASNVSLTPLFDWDSTSPAASYTLQASLDTSFSNPAVFISGITQSFLNLVSPQLQNNFRYYWRVNATNIAGTGEWSEVHDFTTVLGMPAAPGLLLPVNFATGVNLTPLLDWVEDISATSYQVQVSQDSTFAGVLWDTSGFNISQVTVRSGLLTNVQTYFWRVRTTNPIGTGPWAQPFRFTTLLIPPVAPQLVDPPDGAIEISTTPTLNWDSVQYAASFRIQLSTDSTFATTLINSSGLVFSQYNVPGGILNNNTRYFWRVNASNNAGTGPYSQVFDFTTVISPPVAAPTLLAPPNGAVNQPLNLTLDWNDVFGTTGYKVLLSTDSLFNTTLLDTTITASQMVVRSGLLSGSSVYHWRVRGFNVGGFGPWSVTWKFTTQIIGIEPISGIVPSAFRLYDNYPNPFNPVTTINFDIPTSTENANTKLIIYDLTGRVISELIDEELRPGKYSVKWDASAYASGVYLFRLESGRFSDIKKMVVVK, encoded by the coding sequence TTGAAAAATTTATTTATAATATTCCAGCTTTTGCTGGTAACAGCATGCGCCCAGGCGCAGTGGTTCACACAATCAAGCGGTACCTCGCAGCCGTTCACAAATATTTTCTTTGTTGATGCAAATACGGGAACGGCTATCGGGCTTTCAGGTACAATACGCAGAACAACTAACGGCGGAGTGAACTGGATAACGCAGACAGTGCCTGCTGATAATCTTTACGGTATATATTTCCTTAACAGCAGCACCGGTTATATAAGCGGTGACGCGGTTTTTTACAAAACAACTAATGGCGGCAATACCTGGGTTGACCCCGGGGGTCCGGTCAGGCTGCACCGCGGGATTTTTTTTACGGATGCAAATACAGGCTACACCTGTTCAGGCGTTGGCGCGCTGGATAAAACCACAAACGGCGGCGCAGCGTGGACTGTATTAAGCTCAGGCACAACGCAAAATCTGAATAACATTAAATTCGCGGATGCATCAACCGGATATGTTTCAGGTTATAACGGTACGATGCTTAAAACTACAGATGGCGGCTCGAGCTGGTTATTGCTTTCAACAGGAATAACAGACCACCTGTTTGCGCTGGCAGTTATAAATGCTGATGTTGTATATGCCGGGGGCGAAAGCGGAAAGCTTATAAAAACAACGAACGGAGGCACGACTTGGAGCAATTTAACAAGCGGAATTACAGGCAGAATAACCAATTTCAGCTTTCTGAATGCGAATACCGGCACAGGAAGCGCAAACGGTAATTTTATTATTCGCACAACTAACGGCGGCAGCACATGGGTTTCACAGGTAAGCCCGCTTTCGGGGCAGGACTGGAACGGAGTATCATTCGCTAATATCAATACAGGTTTTATTGCAGGCTCCGCGGGTAATATCATAAAAACATCAAACGGCGGATTTGAGATACCGACAATGCCGGTATTAACCGCGCCGGTTAACGGCGCTGTGAATGTAAGCGTTACTGCCCTGCTTGACTGGGATTCCATAACAACAGCCAAAACTTACCAGGTACAGATAGATGAAGACTCATCGTACTCATCTCCGATACTTGATTCTGCATTGATCGATAACAGCAATATGAGCGTACCGCCTAACAGGCTGCTGAACAATACACGCTATTACTGGCGTGTAAGGGGTGAAAGCGCAGGAGGAATCGGACCGTGGTCTTACAGCTTTAATTTCAGAACAATTGTAGCAATACCAAATGCCCCTGGATTGTTATTACCGGTTGACGGAGCTTCGAATGTATCACTGACGCCGCTGTTTGACTGGGACAGCACTTCACCTGCAGCTTCATATACATTACAGGCTTCGCTGGATACATCGTTCTCAAACCCGGCAGTATTTATTTCAGGCATAACGCAATCATTTTTAAATTTAGTAAGCCCGCAGCTACAGAATAACTTCAGGTATTACTGGCGTGTAAATGCCACAAATATTGCCGGCACTGGTGAATGGTCTGAAGTGCATGATTTTACGACAGTGCTTGGAATGCCTGCTGCACCGGGATTACTTCTGCCGGTAAATTTTGCAACAGGCGTAAACCTCACTCCCCTGCTGGACTGGGTTGAGGATATTTCAGCAACTTCTTACCAGGTGCAGGTTTCACAGGATTCAACCTTTGCAGGAGTATTGTGGGATACCAGCGGATTTAATATTTCACAGGTAACAGTAAGAAGCGGCTTGCTTACAAATGTACAGACATATTTCTGGCGGGTTAGAACAACCAATCCGATCGGAACGGGTCCATGGGCACAGCCCTTCAGATTTACAACATTACTTATACCTCCTGTGGCGCCTCAGCTTGTTGACCCGCCCGACGGTGCAATAGAAATTTCTACGACACCGACATTGAACTGGGACAGCGTACAGTATGCTGCATCATTCAGGATCCAGCTTTCTACCGATTCAACTTTTGCAACTACACTGATTAATTCTTCGGGACTTGTATTTTCTCAATACAATGTACCGGGCGGAATACTGAATAATAATACACGGTATTTCTGGCGTGTAAATGCATCTAATAATGCAGGTACGGGTCCGTATTCCCAGGTATTTGATTTCACAACAGTAATTTCACCGCCGGTAGCAGCGCCTACGCTGCTTGCGCCGCCAAATGGCGCGGTTAACCAGCCACTGAATTTAACGCTTGACTGGAACGATGTATTCGGTACAACCGGGTACAAAGTACTGCTTTCAACAGATTCGCTTTTTAATACTACACTGCTTGATACAACTATAACTGCATCACAGATGGTTGTTCGCTCAGGATTGCTTTCGGGCAGCTCAGTATATCACTGGCGTGTGAGAGGTTTTAATGTCGGCGGTTTCGGTCCGTGGAGCGTTACATGGAAGTTTACAACACAAATAATAGGTATTGAACCTATCAGCGGGATTGTGCCGTCAGCATTCAGGCTGTATGATAACTACCCGAATCCGTTTAACCCGGTAACAACAATTAATTTTGATATTCCCACAAGCACGGAAAATGCGAACACTAAGCTTATAATTTACGATTTGACAGGCAGGGTTATATCAGAGCTGATAGATGAAGAGCTAAGACCCGGAAAATACAGTGTGAAATGGGATGCTTCAGCTTACGCAAGCGGAGTTTATTTATTCCGTTTGGAATCAGGCAGATTCAGTGATATTAAAAAAATGGTTGTAGTGAAGTAA
- a CDS encoding class I SAM-dependent methyltransferase: MFKRILDNTDPGSKANKFRLQRFKYFEEHLKELPRPVKILDVGGTENFWVQMGKAGNKDYNITLLNLDITKNFEKDNFTYTRGDAADLSQFSDNEFDVVFSNSVIEHIPLDKNRQKMADEIIRTGKNYFVQTPNYYFPFEPHFLFPFYQFLPKFLKIFLLKNFNMGWYKKCSTKSEAEEILNYNKLLTENELRGYFRNCRIIKEKYMGMTKSLIAVNN, from the coding sequence TTGTTCAAAAGAATACTTGATAATACTGACCCGGGTTCGAAGGCCAATAAATTCAGGCTGCAAAGATTCAAATATTTTGAAGAGCATCTAAAAGAGCTACCCCGGCCGGTAAAGATACTTGATGTAGGCGGAACTGAAAATTTCTGGGTGCAGATGGGGAAAGCGGGAAATAAAGATTACAACATAACCCTTTTAAATCTGGATATTACCAAAAACTTCGAAAAGGATAATTTCACTTATACTCGCGGCGATGCCGCTGACCTTTCGCAATTCAGTGATAATGAATTTGACGTGGTTTTTTCAAATTCTGTTATTGAACACATCCCCCTGGATAAAAACCGGCAAAAAATGGCTGATGAAATTATACGAACAGGTAAAAATTATTTTGTACAAACCCCGAATTATTACTTTCCGTTTGAACCGCATTTTTTATTCCCTTTTTACCAGTTTTTGCCAAAATTTTTGAAAATTTTTCTATTGAAGAATTTCAATATGGGCTGGTATAAAAAATGCAGTACTAAAAGCGAAGCTGAAGAAATCCTCAATTATAACAAGCTGCTTACGGAAAATGAGCTTCGGGGTTATTTTAGAAATTGCAGAATTATAAAGGAAAAATATATGGGGATGACAAAATCATTAATTGCTGTAAATAACTGA